A region from the Silene latifolia isolate original U9 population chromosome 7, ASM4854445v1, whole genome shotgun sequence genome encodes:
- the LOC141592249 gene encoding chitinase CLP-like, whose amino-acid sequence MSPFHHLIPLFLTLITPVFGAQSYKALVAPITQTGPSSSPFTITLNQNENLIIDIESPFSWHHCSKGFPRVPCRAPQCSSAQSNKSPSCRLPRPWNRPYRPCTCSTSPFNPFTKTCALSQLSYSSVSITSTDGHTPLTKVKYNKVFMSCAPKLLLNSLPENSSGIASLSRGSLSLIPQFSSVKVSQKFGMCLGDQGVAFFGEGPYYLLPPPGRDVSQFLSYTPLLKNPKDALGYYIGLKGISVNLQAVKLSPNMLSFDSLGNGGVKLSTVTPYTTMKSNIYGAFFSLFSRTTSKYPRVPKVAPFDLCFNSTKLGSTRVGYAVPQIDLQLSNGGNWTIFGANSLMQVSDDVACLGFVDGGVKAKQDVVIGSLQMQHNFLLFDLAKSRLGFSSLLFFFQTTCNNFNFTSGL is encoded by the coding sequence ATGTCCCCCTTTCATCACTTGATACCTCTCTTTCTTACTCTTATCACTCCGGTTTTCGGAGCACAATCCTACAAAGCGCTAGTCGCTCCCATTACCCAAACCGGTCCTTCTTCTTCGCCTTTCACCATCACACTTAACCAAAACGAAAACCTCATCATAGACATCGAGTCACCCTTCTCGTGGCACCATTGTTCCAAAGGTTTTCCTCGTGTCCCCTGTCGTGCTCCACAATGCTCTTCAGCTCAATCCAACAAATCTCCGTCTTGCCGTTTGCCTCGTCCATGGAACCGTCCTTATCGACCTTGTACTTGTTCAACCTCGCCTTTTAACCCGTTTACCAAAACATGTGCCTTATCTCAGCTAAGCTACTCGAGTGTGTCAATTACTTCCACTGATGGTCACACCCCCTTAACCAAAGTTAAATACAACAAGGTCTTTATGTCGTGTGCCCCTAAATTGCTGTTAAACTCGCTCCCTGAAAATTCCTCCGGCATTGCTAGCCTTTCAAGGGGATCACTTTCCCTTATTCCCCAATTTTCTAGTGTCAAAGTGTCCCAAAAGTTCGGTATGTGCCTTGGAGATCAAGGCGTGGCCTTCTTCGGTGAAGGGCCATATTACTTGCTACCCCCACCTGGAAGGGATGTCTCCCAATTCCTAAGTTATACTCCCTTGTTAAAGAACCCAAAAGACGCCTTAGGATACTACATCGGTTTAAAGGGTATTTCCGTCAATTTACAAGCAGTGAAACTGTCACCAAACATGCTTTCTTTTGATTCACTTGGTAATGGTGGTGTTAAGCTTAGTACAGTCACACCTTATACTACCATGAAGAGTAATATTTATGGAGCGTTTTTTAGCCTGTTTTCGAGGACTACAAGTAAATATCCCCGTGTCCCGAAGGTTGCTCCTTTCGATTTGTGCTTTAACAGCACAAAATTGGGTTCAACCCGAGTAGGGTACGCAGTTCCACAGATTGATTTACAGCTAAGCAATGGAGGTAACTGGACTATATTTGGAGCAAATTCGTTGATGCAGGTATCTGATGACGTGGCGTGCCTAGGGTTTGTCGATGGTGGTGTGAAGGCTAAGCAAGACGTGGTGATCGGATCGTTACAAATGCAGCATAACTTCTTGCTGTTTGATTTGGCTAAGTCAAGGCTTGGGTTTAGTTCTTTGCTGTTTTTCTTTCAGACTACCTGCAATAATTTCAATTTCACTTCTGGACTCTGA